TTAGAAAGTACTCGAAGCTTGTAAATTTATCTCTTATCATAAGACTGACTTAACTACATAACTCGAAAGGTAGACGATTAATATCAATTCGATATTCCCGCAGCACACAATCAAAATGTGTAATTGATTATGTTAGAGAGTGAGCGAAGATGAAATAGAGAGTTGGCAGGAGTGCGGAGAGCGTCCTTAAACTTGCTTGCCAAATAGAGATTAACTTATCTATTAAAGATATAAGCCTCCCTTGAATAAGCAATGGAAAAAAACTTTTAGTAAGGCCGTTATTTCGACTTGTTGATCTCCTTAAAATAACTCAACTGAAGGCCAGGTAATTTGTCATCTTTACCGCTTAGAGTCTTATTAAAATATGTTTCACCAGTTGCTGGATGGTAAACTAACATTTCTTCACTTTTTTCTCCTTTTAAACCGATTTCATATAGTACAACCAAAACGTCTTTTTGATTTAGTATAGCATTCTCGATTTGTGCACCTGTGGCATAAGAAATATTAGGATGGTCATATACTTTCTTAATATCTTCAAGTGTTGAAAGTTGAGCCCCTGGAGATACTAATAATCTTTTTGTTTTGATAAGCTTTCCTTTGCTCTTGTTTATTGTTTTCCATTGAGAAACGAAAGTTACGTTCATATTTTCATCTTCAGTATTAGACCAAAAATAGTTTAACCGTTGTATTGCTAAAGCCATAAATACCTTAGTTCCTTGATCTTCGATTCTCTTAATAGTTTTCGAATTTGAGTGAACGCTGTTTGATGGATTCCATAACCAATTGAATTTCCAGTTATTAGGCCAAAAGTATCCAGCTCCATAGCCTCTATACTCGTAGTTGCCTTTCTTTTCTAATTTTTCGGTAATACCTATAGCTGGGATATTTATTAGCATTCCAAAATCTCCGTTGAATATATGTAGTTGACTAACATCATCGTTCGGTTGAAACGTTTCATTGATTTTTGCCTCGTCAACAACTTCATATTCACTAAATTTCCAATACTTCTCTACTGCGCTGAGGAACATGTCGTTGTGCTCCTTAAATCTTTCGTGTGTAACAACGTATAATTTCTTCTTTATACTAGCTACTCGTTCTTCATTTACTTTATAACTTCTTAATTGGCCATAGCCAGTCGAACCAATAAATAGAACACAAAGTGTTAATATTAATAATCTCATTTTCTTGATTTGTATGTAAATGTATTTTGCCGGAAATTCGAACTCGAAACTACATCATATTTAAATCTATCTCCTTAATATTTGAGATTATTTTAAAGTAAAAATGCTTTAGTTCTATTTACTTCGAAAACTCTGATATATAGTGTGTTTCATGTTTATTGTATGCTTTGTGCTTATCTGCCAGAATGCCTGATGTTTAAATAGTATCGGGCCAGTTTATTCGCGATATAAAAAATTCGACTTTGAAATTTAATGTGCCTCAAATTAATTGAAGGTTTACAATTCTGGAACTCGTTGCAATTCAAAAAGGTAATTATCTTTTAAGAGAAGATAATAAATGATGAACGATGTTTAGCTTGTTAGTAGTTGCTGTTAAAGGATAATACAAGTTGAAAGCTCTATGAGAGTTTGTACTTTCGTGCGGAAATTAGAAGACGAATTATGAAGAGAATCAGTGAGTACCGGAAATTATTTAACGTTGAGTCTAACTCAGATCTTAAACAGCTTAAAAAAGCTTATAGGAATCTAGTAAAAGAGTGGCATCCTGATAAGTTTCAAGAAGGAGACACCAAGGCAATAGAGGCTGAAGGTATGAGCCGAAAGATTATTGACGGTTACCATTTTTTGGTTGGAATAGCTCCTGAAACTAAGGCCGCCAAATTAGATGAGTTTGCAGCTACAACAAGCTCTGGAATTTCAGAGATGCTTCACGAGGGGCAAGTGCTAGAAATTACATTTGTAGATGGAGCAACCTATGAGTTCTTCGGTGTAGATAAGAAATTGTTCAACAAATTACTTGAGGCGGATAAACAAACTCGATTTGGGAAAAGAAAAATATTTAACGCTTTCTTATATAGAAAATTAAAGAAGGAACTTCAACAAGAATAGCATAAGTCTAC
The sequence above is a segment of the Flavobacteriales bacterium genome. Coding sequences within it:
- a CDS encoding KTSC domain-containing protein, which encodes MKRISEYRKLFNVESNSDLKQLKKAYRNLVKEWHPDKFQEGDTKAIEAEGMSRKIIDGYHFLVGIAPETKAAKLDEFAATTSSGISEMLHEGQVLEITFVDGATYEFFGVDKKLFNKLLEADKQTRFGKRKIFNAFLYRKLKKELQQE